A genome region from Bacillaceae bacterium IKA-2 includes the following:
- a CDS encoding 2-oxoacid:acceptor oxidoreductase subunit alpha produces the protein MINQLSWKVGGQQGEGIESTGEIFAIALNRMGYYLYGYRHFSSRIKGGHTNNKIRVTTKAINSISDDLDILVAFDQETIDVNIHELTAGGVVIADTKFSPKLPEGSRATMYAVPFTDIANDLGTSLMKNMVAVGASSAVLGLPPEAYREVVEEIFSRKGSSVVEKNMEAIKKGAEFLLESAGSGFKSFQLEKADGKKRMFMIGNHAIAMGALAGGARFMPAYPITPATEIMEYLTKKLPEFGGVVIQTEDEISACTMAIGGNYAGVRTLTASSGPGLALMMEAIGLAGITETPLVIVNSSRGGPSTGLPTKQEQSDLMAMIYGTTGEIPKVVIAPSTVEEAFYDTAEAFNIAEEYQCPVIILSDLALSLGKQTVEPLDIGRVEIRRGKLDLDAELPDLDGEYFKRYEVTEDGISPRVVPGMKNGIHHVTGVEHNEQGKPSEDPTNRNNQMNKRLRKLSTLHETFSNPIHTNAPHEEPDLLIIAFNSTRGTIEEALPRFNADGIKVNHAQIRLLHPFPIAELQPLMDSAKKICVVENNATGQLANIIKMNSCNTLENILKYDGNPFLPSEIYTQCKELL, from the coding sequence ATGATCAATCAACTTTCTTGGAAAGTTGGAGGACAACAAGGAGAAGGTATTGAAAGTACCGGTGAAATTTTTGCGATAGCTTTGAATCGAATGGGGTATTATTTATATGGCTATCGACACTTTTCTTCTCGTATTAAAGGTGGACACACAAATAATAAGATACGTGTCACGACAAAAGCTATCAATTCAATTTCCGATGACTTAGATATACTCGTTGCATTTGATCAAGAAACAATTGATGTAAACATACATGAACTAACAGCTGGTGGAGTTGTTATTGCGGACACGAAATTCAGTCCAAAACTACCAGAAGGTTCTCGTGCAACAATGTATGCGGTTCCATTTACAGATATTGCTAACGATCTTGGAACGTCACTAATGAAAAACATGGTTGCAGTAGGAGCGTCTAGTGCAGTTCTCGGGTTGCCACCTGAAGCTTACCGTGAAGTAGTAGAGGAAATCTTTTCTCGTAAAGGAAGTTCAGTTGTAGAAAAAAATATGGAAGCCATTAAAAAAGGGGCAGAATTTTTACTAGAATCTGCAGGAAGTGGCTTCAAGTCTTTTCAGCTAGAAAAAGCAGATGGCAAAAAGCGTATGTTCATGATTGGTAATCACGCTATTGCAATGGGTGCTCTTGCTGGAGGAGCAAGATTTATGCCAGCTTACCCAATTACCCCTGCAACTGAAATTATGGAATACTTAACAAAAAAACTACCTGAATTTGGTGGGGTTGTTATTCAAACAGAAGATGAGATATCTGCTTGCACAATGGCAATAGGCGGAAATTATGCGGGAGTACGTACGTTAACTGCTTCATCTGGACCAGGGCTTGCATTAATGATGGAGGCAATTGGACTAGCTGGAATTACCGAAACTCCTTTAGTTATTGTTAATTCAAGTCGTGGTGGTCCAAGTACTGGACTTCCAACTAAACAAGAGCAATCAGATTTAATGGCAATGATTTATGGTACTACTGGTGAAATTCCAAAAGTAGTTATTGCGCCTAGTACGGTAGAAGAAGCTTTTTATGATACGGCAGAAGCATTTAACATTGCCGAAGAGTATCAATGTCCAGTCATTATTCTTTCAGATCTAGCGCTATCTTTAGGAAAGCAAACAGTCGAGCCCTTAGACATTGGTCGTGTTGAAATCCGTCGTGGAAAGTTGGACTTAGATGCTGAATTACCAGATTTAGATGGAGAGTATTTTAAGCGCTATGAAGTAACTGAGGACGGAATTTCACCACGAGTTGTACCAGGTATGAAAAATGGTATTCACCATGTTACAGGTGTTGAACATAATGAGCAAGGTAAGCCATCAGAAGATCCAACGAATCGAAATAATCAAATGAATAAACGGTTAAGAAAGCTCAGTACATTGCATGAGACCTTTTCTAATCCAATTCATACAAATGCACCTCATGAAGAACCTGATTTACTAATTATTGCCTTTAATTCTACAAGAGGAACAATTGAAGAAGCTCTTCCGCGCTTTAATGCGGATGGAATAAAAGTTAATCATGCTCAAATTCGTTTATTGCACCCGTTTCCAATAGCGGAATTACAGCCATTAATGGATTCAGCGAAAAAAATCTGTGTCGTTGAAAATAATGCAACAGGTCAACTTGCTAATATTATTAAAATGAATTCATGTAATACGTTAGAAAATATTTTGAAGTATGATGGCAATCCTTTCTTACCATCTGAAATTTATACTCAATGCAAGGAGTTGTTATAA
- the tdh gene encoding L-threonine 3-dehydrogenase — translation MERMMKAVIKDKRGHGAKLVELKVPKINQNEVLIKVQATSICGTDVHIYTWDEWSQSRVHPPYVFGHEFSGFVEEIGSNVTNVKVGDYVSAETHIVCGKCQQCLTGKAHICKETKIIGVDRDGCFADYVALPATNLWINDPTMPYDVASVQEPFGNAVHTVLAQDVAGKKVAIIGCGPIGLMAVGVAKACGASEVLAFDLNDYRLELARQMGATTVVNSNNENPLEVVNKLTGGNGVDVVCEMSGHPIAMNQGFKMVTNGGSVSILSLPVRPVEIDVTNDIVFKGITVKGITGRKMYETWQQVSQLLKSGQVDLKPVITHHFKLEEFEKGFELMIQGKCGKVILHP, via the coding sequence ATGGAGAGAATGATGAAAGCGGTTATTAAAGATAAAAGAGGTCATGGAGCGAAACTTGTAGAATTAAAGGTTCCAAAAATAAATCAAAATGAAGTGCTTATTAAGGTTCAGGCAACATCAATTTGCGGAACGGATGTTCATATTTATACGTGGGATGAATGGTCGCAAAGCCGTGTTCATCCACCATATGTTTTTGGACATGAGTTTTCAGGATTTGTTGAGGAAATTGGTAGCAATGTCACAAACGTAAAAGTTGGCGATTACGTATCTGCTGAAACGCATATCGTCTGCGGTAAATGTCAACAATGTTTAACCGGTAAAGCTCATATATGTAAAGAAACAAAAATAATTGGCGTTGACCGGGACGGTTGTTTTGCTGATTATGTTGCCTTGCCCGCAACAAACTTATGGATAAATGATCCGACAATGCCATACGATGTAGCAAGTGTCCAGGAACCATTTGGTAATGCTGTACACACAGTACTAGCCCAAGATGTTGCCGGAAAAAAAGTAGCTATTATTGGTTGCGGCCCGATTGGATTAATGGCGGTAGGAGTTGCAAAAGCTTGTGGTGCTTCTGAAGTATTAGCATTTGATTTAAATGACTACCGTTTAGAGTTAGCGAGGCAAATGGGAGCGACAACTGTTGTAAACTCTAACAATGAAAATCCACTTGAAGTTGTTAACAAACTGACAGGAGGAAATGGTGTTGATGTAGTTTGTGAAATGAGCGGACACCCTATCGCAATGAACCAAGGTTTTAAAATGGTTACAAATGGCGGTTCTGTCTCAATTCTTAGCCTTCCTGTCCGCCCAGTAGAAATAGATGTTACCAATGATATCGTTTTTAAAGGGATCACTGTAAAAGGAATTACTGGAAGAAAAATGTATGAAACATGGCAGCAAGTCTCACAATTATTAAAAAGCGGTCAAGTAGACTTAAAACCGGTCATCACTCATCATTTTAAATTAGAAGAGTTTGAAAAAGGTTTTGAGTTAATGATACAAGGGAAATGTGGAAAAGTTATTCTACATCCTTAA
- a CDS encoding glycine C-acetyltransferase: MNGFEYLQTELDEMKQQGVFRKLVPLESDQGSKVIINGKEVIQLSSNNYLGLTNHPRLTAAAIKAVEQFGAGTGSVRTIAGTFTMHEQLETKLAKFKHTEATLVLQSGFTANQAVLSAILTKEDVVISDALNHASIIDGIRLTKADRKVYKHVDMADLEMKLQESKAYRKRLVVTDGVFSMDGNIAPLKEIVELCEKYDALVMVDDAHASGVLGRNGRGTVDHFDLNGRVHIQVGTLSKAIGVLGGYVASTQTVRDYLIHKGRPFLFSTSHPPAVTAACSAAIDVLLEEPELIEKLWDNTKFFKAELKKLGFDTGHSETPVTPVVVGDEELCHKLSDKLLEYGVFAQGIAFPTVAKGAARVRTIVSAAHSKQELQQAINAFKKAGKELAIIK; encoded by the coding sequence GTGAATGGTTTTGAATATTTACAAACTGAACTAGACGAAATGAAACAACAAGGTGTTTTTCGTAAGCTTGTACCACTTGAGTCTGACCAAGGCTCGAAGGTAATCATTAACGGAAAAGAAGTTATTCAATTATCGTCAAACAACTATTTGGGGTTAACGAATCATCCAAGATTGACAGCAGCTGCCATAAAGGCAGTTGAACAGTTTGGTGCAGGAACAGGTTCAGTTCGAACAATAGCAGGTACATTCACGATGCACGAACAGCTAGAAACGAAGCTTGCGAAATTTAAGCACACTGAAGCAACACTAGTATTACAATCTGGCTTTACAGCAAATCAAGCGGTTTTATCAGCGATTTTAACAAAGGAAGACGTAGTTATTTCTGACGCTCTAAATCACGCCTCAATCATTGATGGAATTCGACTTACAAAAGCGGATCGAAAAGTTTACAAACATGTAGACATGGCAGATTTAGAAATGAAATTACAAGAATCGAAAGCATATCGAAAGCGACTTGTCGTTACAGATGGTGTATTTTCGATGGATGGCAATATTGCTCCGTTAAAAGAGATTGTTGAACTTTGTGAAAAATACGATGCCCTGGTTATGGTTGATGATGCTCATGCTAGTGGTGTATTAGGACGAAACGGCAGAGGGACTGTTGATCACTTTGACTTAAATGGTCGTGTTCATATTCAAGTAGGCACACTCAGTAAGGCGATTGGTGTTCTTGGTGGATATGTAGCAAGTACACAAACTGTTCGTGATTATTTGATTCATAAAGGAAGACCGTTCTTATTTAGTACTTCACATCCTCCTGCGGTAACAGCGGCATGTAGTGCAGCTATCGACGTTCTTTTAGAAGAGCCGGAGTTAATTGAAAAGTTATGGGACAATACAAAGTTCTTTAAAGCTGAATTAAAAAAGTTAGGATTTGACACTGGACATAGTGAAACACCTGTAACACCTGTTGTTGTTGGCGATGAGGAGCTTTGTCATAAATTATCAGATAAATTATTAGAGTATGGAGTTTTTGCCCAAGGGATTGCTTTCCCAACAGTTGCAAAAGGAGCAGCGCGTGTAAGGACAATTGTTTCTGCAGCTCATTCAAAACAAGAATTGCAACAAGCAATCAATGCTTTTAAGAAGGCTGGGAAAGAGTTAGCGATTATCAAGTAA
- a CDS encoding TIGR00282 family metallophosphoesterase, with translation MKILFIGDVVGSPGREMIATYLPKLKSKYKPTITIVNGENSASGKGITEKIYKQILEAGAQAVTLGNHTWDQRELIEVIDYCPNLIRPANFPEGVPGSGYAILKVNQLEVGVISIQGRTFLPPLDCPFKKVDELIAEIKKKTPIIFVDFHAEATSEKQAMGWYLDGRVTAVIGTHTHVQTNDYRILPNKTAYMTDVGMTGPYDGILGMERGDIIHKFLTSLPVRFEVAKGREQLNGVIIDVDSNTGAAKSISPIIINEDHPFFE, from the coding sequence ATGAAAATATTATTTATTGGTGATGTAGTTGGCTCTCCTGGACGTGAAATGATAGCTACATACTTACCAAAGTTAAAATCTAAATATAAACCAACCATTACAATCGTAAATGGAGAAAATTCAGCTTCTGGAAAAGGAATTACCGAAAAAATATACAAGCAGATATTAGAAGCAGGTGCACAAGCAGTGACTCTTGGAAACCATACTTGGGATCAACGGGAACTCATTGAGGTCATTGACTATTGTCCTAATTTAATTCGCCCAGCTAATTTTCCGGAAGGAGTCCCAGGAAGCGGATATGCTATCCTCAAGGTAAATCAATTGGAAGTAGGCGTAATTAGTATTCAAGGAAGAACGTTTTTACCTCCCTTAGATTGCCCGTTTAAAAAAGTTGATGAGTTAATTGCTGAAATAAAAAAGAAGACACCGATCATTTTCGTTGATTTTCACGCTGAAGCTACAAGTGAAAAACAAGCAATGGGATGGTATCTAGATGGGAGAGTAACCGCAGTTATTGGAACACACACTCATGTTCAAACTAATGACTATAGAATTTTACCAAATAAGACTGCTTATATGACAGATGTTGGCATGACGGGACCTTATGACGGGATCTTAGGAATGGAACGAGGGGATATTATACATAAATTTTTAACTAGCCTTCCAGTGCGATTTGAAGTGGCAAAAGGTAGAGAACAGTTAAATGGCGTAATTATTGATGTAGATTCAAATACCGGAGCTGCAAAATCAATATCTCCAATTATAATTAATGAAGATCATCCTTTTTTTGAATAA
- a CDS encoding 2-oxoacid:ferredoxin oxidoreductase subunit beta — MATFKDFRNNIKPNWCPGCGDFSVQAAIQRATANVGLEPKNLALVSGIGCSGRISGYINSYGFHSIHGRSLPIAQGVKMANRELTVIASGGDGDGYAIGMGHTVHSIRRNIDITYIVMDNQIYGLTKGQTSPRSAMGFKTKSTPMGSIESSINIMELAISAGASFVAQSFSSDLKELTSIIEQGINHKGFSFINVFSPCVTFNKVNTYEWFKENIVKLSSIEGYDPTNRAQAVNTLMENDGLVTGLIYQNKEKPSYEQLVNGFRETPMVKQNLSLDKETFDGLLTEFM, encoded by the coding sequence ATGGCAACATTTAAAGACTTCCGAAATAACATAAAGCCAAATTGGTGTCCGGGATGTGGGGATTTCTCAGTGCAGGCTGCGATTCAAAGAGCCACAGCAAATGTTGGATTAGAACCAAAAAATCTAGCATTAGTTTCAGGAATAGGTTGTTCTGGTCGTATTTCTGGTTATATTAATTCTTATGGTTTTCACTCAATCCATGGTCGTTCATTACCTATTGCTCAAGGCGTAAAAATGGCAAATCGTGAATTAACCGTAATTGCCTCTGGTGGCGATGGGGATGGATACGCAATTGGTATGGGCCATACTGTTCACTCGATTAGAAGAAACATTGATATAACATACATCGTTATGGATAACCAAATTTATGGGTTAACAAAAGGCCAAACATCGCCACGAAGTGCGATGGGCTTTAAAACGAAAAGTACACCAATGGGTTCAATTGAATCGTCAATTAACATTATGGAATTAGCGATTTCAGCAGGTGCTAGTTTCGTTGCGCAAAGCTTTTCAAGTGATTTAAAGGAACTAACTTCGATTATTGAACAAGGAATTAATCACAAAGGTTTTTCGTTTATTAATGTCTTTAGTCCTTGTGTGACCTTTAACAAAGTGAATACGTATGAGTGGTTTAAAGAAAATATTGTGAAGTTAAGCTCAATTGAGGGCTATGATCCGACAAATCGAGCACAAGCTGTTAATACACTTATGGAAAATGATGGGTTAGTCACTGGATTAATCTATCAAAATAAAGAAAAACCTTCATACGAGCAATTAGTGAACGGTTTTAGAGAAACTCCAATGGTTAAACAAAATCTTTCATTAGATAAAGAGACATTTGATGGTCTCTTAACTGAATTTATGTAA
- a CDS encoding stage V sporulation protein S, protein MEILKVSAKSSPNSVAGALAGVIRERGAAEIQVVGAGALNQSIKAVAIARGFVAPSGINLICIPAFIDIKINGEERTAIKLIIEPR, encoded by the coding sequence ATGGAAATATTAAAAGTTTCAGCAAAATCTAGTCCTAATTCAGTAGCAGGTGCCCTTGCAGGTGTCATACGTGAACGAGGAGCGGCCGAAATCCAAGTGGTTGGTGCAGGTGCCCTAAATCAGTCGATAAAAGCAGTGGCCATCGCTAGAGGATTTGTTGCGCCGAGTGGTATTAATTTAATTTGTATTCCAGCTTTTATAGACATTAAAATTAATGGCGAAGAGCGTACAGCGATTAAGCTAATTATTGAACCAAGATAA